The sequence ATTGCGAATTTAAAGGACTTGCGGGCAATCTTGCACGAAAAGGCGCAGATCAAGCCATGGCTTGCGATGAGCGCGGTTGCCATTAATGGCGTGCTCGTGGAGGATGCCAACACCCCCTTAAAGGCGGGCGATGAGGTCGTCATTTTACCGCCCGTGTGCGGGGGCTAGGCGTGTTGGAGGTTGTGGAGGGTGCGCTTAACACAAACGCCCTTTATGGAGCTTGGTCTAAACTCTGTGTGGAGCAAAATCTAGGGGCGTTGTGCGTCTTTAGCGGCTTTGTGCGCCCTGAAGAGGGGCTAGAGGGCTTGAGTTTTGAGGTGTTCATGCCCTTATTTGAGGCGTGGTTTGGCACATGGCAAGAGCGGGCGAAAGCGCAAGGGGTGTATTTGTGTTTGGCGCACTCAAAGGGCGATGTCTTGGTGGGGCAAGGCTCTTACATGACAGGGCTAATGGGCGCACACCGCCAAAAGGCGTTGGAGCTGTACGCCCCCTTTATTGAGGATTTCAAGCACAACGCCCCCATTTACAAATACGATTTAAGAAATGGGCAAAAGATTTACGCCAAGGATCGAAGCCATCCATTGAAAGGGAGCGGATTACTGCAATGACAACAATCAATATCGGCGTGGTGGTGGCAAGCGATCGCGCCAGCACGGGTATTTACGAGGATTTGAGCGGGCTAGCCATTAAAGAAGTTTTAAGTGAATACATTTTAAACCCCCTAGAGTTTATCTACCGCCTCTTGCCAGATGAGCAGACTGTATTAGAGCAGACTTTAAAAGAGCTTAGCCAAACTTGCGCATTGATTGCCACCACAGGGGGCACAGGACCCGCCCCAAGGGATGTTACACCCGAAGCCACTAAAGCGGTGTGTTCTAAAATGTTGCCCGGTTTTGGGGAACTGATGCGCGCCACGAGCTTAAAATATGTCCCCACGGCGATTTTATCGCGCCAAAGTGCGGGCATTTGCGGTTCTAGCCTCATTGTCAATTTGCCCGGCAAGCCCAAGAGCATTAGGGAGTGTTTAGAGGCGGTGTTTCCGGCCATTCCTTACTGCATTGATTTGATCGGGGGTCCCTACATTGAGGCAAACCCTGAGAACATTAAGGTCTTTCGCCCCAAAAATGCTTAGCCACCTAGACAGCAACCAACACCCCACAATGGTGCATGTAGGGGACAAGGCGCACACAGAGCGCAAGGCGGTTGCCAGCGGGCAGATTTCTATGAGCGCTGATGCTTACAACGCCATTGTGGGGCAGACCATCAAAAAGGGACCCGTGCTGCAAACCGCCATCATCGCTGCGATCATGGGGGCTAAACAAACCAGCTCTTTAATCCCCCTATGCCACCCTCTAAACCTCTCTAGCGTGCAGGTGCAGGTGCAGGAGTTAGAAGAACTTTGTGCCTTTAAGCTATTTGTATCTGTAACCTACACGGGGCAAACGGGCGTAGAAATGGAGGCACTTATGGGCGTGAGTGTGGGGCTTTTAACGATTTATGACATGGCTAAAGCGGTGGATAAGGGCATGGTGATTAGCGATGTGCGCCTAGAATCTAAGAGTGGGGGCAAAAGTGGGGATTATAAGGGCTCTTAAGCTATTAGCATAAATGCGCTATAATAAGGGCTTTATCTAAAAAATCTACGCTAATTCAAGGAGAACAGATGCGACTAAAAACATGGCTTATCGGGGTGGGGTTGGCTGTCGCTTTTGTGGGCTGTGGGCCAAATATTACGGTTACAAATAATGTCCCTCTGCGCTTGGCTTATAAGAGTAGCACCGCTAAAGCCCCCGCCACGCACAAACAGATCATGATCTTAAAGCCCTTGTTGCAATACAGCGACAACATCGCTAAAGAGTATGAAGCCCGCTTTAAAAGGCAGCTCACTCTAAAAATCCAAGCTCTGCTAGACAATCAAGGCTACAAAGCCACGATCTTAGATGTGAGCGATAAAAATGACTTGACCTTTTCGCAAAAACGCGATAACTATTTAGGACTAGAGATCAGCGGGGAGGTGGTGTTAAGACCCGACCCCAAAACCACAGAGCAGAAGAAATCTAGCCCCGGGCTTATTTTCTCCACAGGCATGGATGTAACCAAAGGTGCACTTTTGGCAATGGGCTACATTAAAGTGGTCTTCATTGAGCCCGAGAGTGGGGAGGCAGTGGATTCGTTCATGATTGATCTGAGCGAAATTGATGTGAGGGAGCCTTTTATAAAATCCACGCGCTCCGAGCACACCGGGGGGCTTTTAAGCTCGCTGTATAAAGGTAAAGACGACTCCAACGATGCCGTGAAAAAGGCACTCAACACGATCTTTAGTGCCGTGCTCGCCAAAATTGACGCCAAAATGACCCAAGAGAAGATCCAAGCCTACGCTAAAGACATTGCTGATCTAAAAGCCCAACGCAAATACTGATGTTATCTCCCCGTTTAGATTGGGCTAAACGGGCAATCCAAGCCCTTTTAATTGCCCTTGCTTTCAGCCTTTTTTTGAGTTTCTTTTTAAGCCTACTGCGTCTAGGTTTCATTCTTTATAGCGGGCTTTACGAGGGCGCACTTAGCCACCCCCTACCCTTCGATCAAATCGCTCAAGTGCTCAAAGATGGCTTTAAATACGACAATAGAGTTGCGGCGGCGGCTTCTTTGATTTTCTTAATCCTTGCCCTAGTGCGTGCCAAAGCCGCCCACATTTTTGCCCTATTTGTGCTGGTCCTTTGTTTGTTCTTGCAAGTGGCAAACATCACCTACTACGAGATTTATGGCGTGGCGTTCGACACGAATTTATTAGATGCGTTTAACCAAACCCCCAAAATCTTAATGGGCATGGCACTGCATAGCGAATACCATATCCCCACTAAAGTGTTTGTGTGGATTGTATGTAGTCTACTGGTGGGTTTTATCTACCATAAATTTGTGCATAAAGTGGAGCAACTTGCTAGTGGGTTTCAAAGCCTACCCTTTAAGCCCGTGTGCGGTCTTTTAGTGGCTAGTTTCTCTGTGTGGAC is a genomic window of Helicobacter sp. NHP19-012 containing:
- a CDS encoding MoaD/ThiS family protein, with the translated sequence MVSVRFLGPIKEESLELDIANLKDLRAILHEKAQIKPWLAMSAVAINGVLVEDANTPLKAGDEVVILPPVCGG
- a CDS encoding molybdenum cofactor biosynthesis protein MoaE — its product is MLEVVEGALNTNALYGAWSKLCVEQNLGALCVFSGFVRPEEGLEGLSFEVFMPLFEAWFGTWQERAKAQGVYLCLAHSKGDVLVGQGSYMTGLMGAHRQKALELYAPFIEDFKHNAPIYKYDLRNGQKIYAKDRSHPLKGSGLLQ
- the mog gene encoding molybdopterin adenylyltransferase, giving the protein MTTINIGVVVASDRASTGIYEDLSGLAIKEVLSEYILNPLEFIYRLLPDEQTVLEQTLKELSQTCALIATTGGTGPAPRDVTPEATKAVCSKMLPGFGELMRATSLKYVPTAILSRQSAGICGSSLIVNLPGKPKSIRECLEAVFPAIPYCIDLIGGPYIEANPENIKVFRPKNA
- the moaC gene encoding cyclic pyranopterin monophosphate synthase MoaC; this encodes MLSHLDSNQHPTMVHVGDKAHTERKAVASGQISMSADAYNAIVGQTIKKGPVLQTAIIAAIMGAKQTSSLIPLCHPLNLSSVQVQVQELEELCAFKLFVSVTYTGQTGVEMEALMGVSVGLLTIYDMAKAVDKGMVISDVRLESKSGGKSGDYKGS
- a CDS encoding HpaA family protein translates to MRLKTWLIGVGLAVAFVGCGPNITVTNNVPLRLAYKSSTAKAPATHKQIMILKPLLQYSDNIAKEYEARFKRQLTLKIQALLDNQGYKATILDVSDKNDLTFSQKRDNYLGLEISGEVVLRPDPKTTEQKKSSPGLIFSTGMDVTKGALLAMGYIKVVFIEPESGEAVDSFMIDLSEIDVREPFIKSTRSEHTGGLLSSLYKGKDDSNDAVKKALNTIFSAVLAKIDAKMTQEKIQAYAKDIADLKAQRKY